The following coding sequences lie in one Melospiza melodia melodia isolate bMelMel2 chromosome 10, bMelMel2.pri, whole genome shotgun sequence genomic window:
- the USP19 gene encoding ubiquitin carboxyl-terminal hydrolase 19 isoform X2, protein MSSSTNAPGQRRASRGLDDATNKKKQKDRANQESKEVSRPELEQAETAQEKDSEEELLLDWKQNADEIIIKLNLGTGALKAEDVRADFTDTDCVVKLPDGRQWSCQFYEEIESSCSKIQCKKGNFLQLVLQKKIPLHNWSSLLKKRKDGSKEVAKGAACWENGKEKAASAELTPEEPKAEGTEPPRSRREPSNPKRAPGRSEVLGGKSPASPGTQSGPSAKRAVYLKVAPTEEEPNARVSGGTEPSKGHGTRAGSRRNGRASQADAPAALADLALPLEKAVVLAKESVPVEMPPLAATTEVLPHRVASCVEKRVLQPGSPTEALRSRDCLPILGESSKAVPVATPPMGRDGEKRDWSKDDVALEAAADEPEPFVSLTFVKNDSYEKGNDLVVVHVYVKEIHKETSKVLFREQDFTLVFQTSDTNFLRLHPGCGPHTVFRWQVKLRNLIEPDQCTYNFTVSRIDVCLKKRQSQRWGGLEAPATRVGGAKVAMPTGPTPLDKNPPGSNQHPLSSKEEARTSDKEKPRVEDGALDGVAARTGPEHLAVKQEPHIPSPKPTCMVPPMTHSPVSAESVEDDEDEDEKKKVCLPGFTGLVNLGNTCFMNSVIQSLSNTRELRDYFHDRSFESEINYNNPLGTGGRLAIGFAMLLRALWKGTHHAFQPSKLKAIVASKASQFTGYAQHDAQEFMAFLLDGLHEDLNRIQNKPYTETVDSDGRPDEVVAEEAWQRHKMRNDSFIVDLFQGQYKSKLVCPMCSKVSITFDPFLYLPVPLPQKQKVLTVYYFAKEPHKKPIKFLVSISKENSSAMEVLDSVAHSVRVKPENLRLAEVIKNHFHRMFLPSNSLDTVSPTDLLLCFEVLSPELAKERVVELQVQQRPQVPSGPVAKCAACQKKQLPEDEKLKRCTRCYRVGYCNVACQKTHWPDHKASCRPENIGFPFLISVPESRLTYARLAQLLEGYARYSVSVFQPPFQLGRMSPEQGLQPLHSDKLEPLAKSSCAAATSAPELGDGDRVSSLPQEPPLSPAVPELQPEMGDTTTVRSKVLTARSSLLSLDSGFSEHMESQGDSCCEKEPSYERALKPEAAIPGYQHTPDSLSARATQFYITKIDAANREHKLEDKGDIPLDLTDDCSLALVWKNNERLKEFVLVESKELECVEDPGSASEAARAGHFTLEQCLNLFTKPEVLAPEEAWYCPKCKQHREASKQLMLWRLPNVLIIQLKRFSFRSFIWRDKINDMVDFPVRSLDLSKFCIGRKGEQQLPMYDLYAVINHYGGMIGGHYTAYARLPNDKNSQRSDVGWRLFDDSTVTTVDESQVVTRYAYVLFYRRRNSPVERPLPGHPSDHRAERTPSAEAAASQASLIWQELEAEEQELQLEAPQRPARNSWRPCGQKRSPGTPQHPDEGCVRYFVLATTAAIVALFLNVFYPLIYQPRWR, encoded by the exons ATGTCCAGCAGCACAAATGCCCCTGGCCAGAGGAGAGCGTCTCGGGGCTTGGATGATGCCACCAACAAGAAGAAGCAAAAGGATCGAGCCAATCAGGAAAGCAAGGAAG TGTCTCGCCCTGAGCTCGAGCAGGCTGAGACTGCCCAGGAGAAGGACTCAGAGGAGG AGCTGCTGCTGGACTGGAAGCAGAATGCCGATGAGATCATTATCAAGTTGAATTTGGGCACTGGAGCTCTGAAGGCAGAGGATGTACGTGCTGATTTCACTGACACCGACTGTGTGGTCAAACTACCAG ACGGGCGCCAGTGGAGCTGTCAGTTCTATGAGGAGATTGAGAGCTCCTGCAGCAAGATCCAGTGCAAGAAGGGCAACTTTCTCCAGCTTGTGCTGCAGAAGAAGATCCCACTCCATAACTGGTCTTCACTTCTG aaaaaaaggaaagacggATCCAAAGAAGTGGCCAAAGGGGCTGCGTGCTGGGAGAACGGCAAGGAGAAggctgcttctgcagagctgaCCCCTGAAGAGCCGAAGGCTGAAGGCACAGAGCCACCGAGATCCCGGCGGGAGCCCTCCAACCCCAAGCGTGCTCCAGGAAGAAGCGAGGTCCTGGGAGGGAagagcccagccagcccagggacacagagtggccccagtgccaagcgGGCAGTGTACCTCAAAGTGGCTCCCACGGAAGAGGAGCCGAACGCCCGGGTCAGCgggggcacagagcccagcaAGGGGCACGgcacgagggccggcagccgccGCAATGGCAGAGCCAGCCAGGCTGATGCACCCGCGGCCCTGGCAGACCTCGCGCTGCCACTCGAGAAG GCTGTGGTTTTGGCCAAAGAGAGTGTTCCCGTGGAGATGCCACCTCTTGCAGCTACCACAGAGGTGCTCCCTCATCGTGTTGCCTCCTGTGTTGAGAAGAGAGTCCTGCAGCCTGGCAGCCCTACTGAGGCCTTACGGAGCCGGGACTGCCTGCCCATCCTGGGAGAGAGCTCTAAGGCCGTCCCAGTGGCCAcccctcccatgggcagggatggtGAGAAGAGGGACTGGTCCAAGGACGACGTGGCTCTGGAAGCAGCAGCTGATG AGCCAGAGCCTTTTGTAAGCCTGACCTTTGTCAAGAATGACTCATATGAGAAGGGCAATGATCTGGTGGTGGTGCATGTCTATGTGAAGGAGATCCACAAGGAGACATCCAAAGTGTTGTTCCGGGAACAAGACTTCACACTAGTGTTCCAGACGAG TGATACGAACTTCCTTCGTCTCCATCCTGGCTGTGGGCCCCACACGGTGTTCCGGTGGCAGGTGAAGCTCAG GAACCTTATTGAGCCGGACCAGTGCACGTACAACTTCACGGTGTCTCGCATCGATGTCTGCCTGAAGAAACGCCAGAGCCAGCGCTGGGGGGGGCTGGAGGCTCCAGCCACACGAG TGGGTGGTGCAAAGGTTGCCATGCCTACAGGCCCTACCCCTCTGGATAAGAACCCTCCGGGCAGTAACCAGCACCCCCTCTCCAGCAAGGAAGAGGCCCGAACCAGCGACAAAGAGAAGCCACGTGTGGAAGATGGGGCTCTGGATGGTGTGGCAGCCCGTACGGGCCCAGAGCACTTGGCAGTGAAGCAAGAGCCACACATTCCTTCG CCCAAACCAACATGTATGGTGCCACCAATGACACACAGCCCAGTGAGTGCCGAGAGcgtggaggatgatgaggatgaggatgagaagAAGAAGGTCTGCCTGCCTGGCTTCACAGGTCTGGTGAACTTGGGCAACACCTGCTTCATGAACAGCGTCATCCAGTCCCTGTCCAACACCCGGGAGCTGCGTGACTACTTCCATG ATCGGTCCTTTGAGTCAGAAATCAACTACAACAACCCGCTGGGGACGGGTGGACGCCTGGCCATCGGCTTTGCCATGCTGCTCAGAGCACTCTGGAAGGGCACACACCATGCCTTCCAGCCCTCTAAACTGAAG GCAATTGTGGCCAGCAAGGCCAGCCAGTTCACTGGCTATGCCCAGCATGATGCTCAGGAGTTCATGGCCTTCCTGCTCGATGGCCTGCACGAGGACCTCAACCGCATCCAGAACAAGCCCTACACAGAGACTGTTGACTCGGATGGGAGGCCTGATGAG GTGGTAGCTGAGGAGGCTTGGCAACGACACAAGATGAGGAATGACTCGTTCATAGTAGACCTCTTCCAGGGCCAGTACAAATCCAAGCTCGTCTGCCCGATGTGCTCCAAG GTGTCTATTACCTTTGACCCCTTCCTGTACCTCCCCGTGCCCCTCCCACAGAAGCAAAAGGTGCTGACTGTCTACTACTTTGCAAAGGAGCCACACAAGAAACCCATCAAG TTCCTTGTGAGTATCAGCAAGGAGAACTCCAGTGCCATGGAGGTGCTTGACTCGGTTGCCCACAGTGTGCGTGTGAAACCAGAGAACCTGCGCCTGGCTGAG GTGATCAAGAATCACTTCCACCGCATGTTCCTGCCCTCTAACTCACTAGACACAGTCTCGCCAACGGACCTGCTGCTGTGCTTTGAGgtgctgtccccagagctggcCAAGGAGCGTGTGGTGGAGCTGCAGGTCCAGCAG CGTCCACAGGTGCCCAGTGGCCCTGTCGCCAAGTGTGCAGCCTGCcagaagaagcagctgccagaggATGAGAAGCTCAAGCGCTGCACGAGGTGCTATCGAGTTGGTTACTGCAACGT GGCATGTCAGAAAACACACTGGCCAGACCACAAGGCCTCGTGCCGTCCTGAGAACAtcggtttccccttcctcatcaGCGTGCCCGAGTCCCGCCTCACCTACGCccgcctggcccagctgctgGAAGGCTACGCCAG GTACTCAGTCAGCGTGTTCCAGCCTCCGTTCCAGTTGGGCCGGATGTCAccggagcaggggctgcagcctctgCACTCGGACAAGCTGGAGcccctggccaagagcagctgtGCAGCAGCCACCTCTGCCCCCGAGCTGGGAGATGGGGACAGGGTTTCCAGCCTCCCTCAGGAGCCCCCGCTCTCCCCAGCTgtgcctgagctgcagccagagaTGGGGGATACTACCACTGTCCGGAGCAAAGTCCTGACAGCCAGGAGTTCCCTCCTGAGCTTGGATTCAGGGTTCTCTGAGCACATGGAGTCGCAGGGTGACAGCTGTTGTGAGAAGGAGCCGTCCTATGAGAGAGCCCTCAAGCCAGAAG CTGCCATCCCTGGGTACCAACACACTCCAGACTCACTGAGTGCCCGCGCCACGCAGTTCTACATCACTAAGATCGACGCCGCCAACCGAGAGCACAAGCTGGAAGATAAAG GTGACATCCCCCTGGATCTGACAGACGACTGCTCCCTTGCCCTGGTGTGGAAGAACAATGAGCGCCTCAAGGAATTTGTGTTGGTAGAATCCAAGGAGTTGGAGTGTGTGGAGGATCCAGGCTCAGCCAGCGAAGCAGCCCGGGCTGGCCACTTCACCCTGGAGCAGTGCCTCAATCTCTTCACGAAGCCTGAAGTCCTGGCCCCAGAGGAAGCGTG GTACTGCCCCAAGTGCAAGCAGCACCGCGAGGCTTCCAAGCAGCTGATGCTGTGGCGGCTGCCCAACGTCCTCATCATCCAGCTCAAGCGCTTCTCCTTCCGCAGCTTTATTTGGAGGGACAAGATCAATGACATGGTGGACTTTCCTGTCCG GAGTCTGGACCTGAGCAAGTTCTGCATTGGTCGGaagggtgagcagcagctgcctatGTACGACCTGTATGCTGTGATCAACCACTATGGAGGCATGATTGGAGGGCACTACACAGCGTACGCCCGCCTGCCCAACGACAAGAACAGCCAGCGCAGCGATGTGG GCTGGCGGCTCTTTGACGACAGCACAGTCACCACGGTGGATGAGAGCCAGGTGGTGACCAGATACGCCTATGTCCTCTTCTACCGCCGGAGGAACTCTCCTGTGGAGAGACCCCTGCCAGGACATCCCTCAGACCACCGCGCCGAGCGCACCCCCTCTGCCGAagctgctgccagccag GCTTCTCTGATCTGGCAGGAACTGGAGGCTGAAGAACAAGAGCTGCAGCTTGAGGCACCCCAAAGGCCTGCAAGAAACTCTTGGAGGCCCTGTGGCCAGAAGCGAAGTCCGGGCACCCCCCAGCACCCAGATGAAGGCTGCGTCAGATACTTTGTCCTGGCCACCACGGCTGCAATTGTGGCTCTCTTCCTGAACGTCTTCTACCCACTCATTTACCAGCCCCGCTGGAGATAG
- the USP19 gene encoding ubiquitin carboxyl-terminal hydrolase 19 isoform X1, whose amino-acid sequence MSSSTNAPGQRRASRGLDDATNKKKQKDRANQESKEVSRPELEQAETAQEKDSEEELLLDWKQNADEIIIKLNLGTGALKAEDVRADFTDTDCVVKLPDGRQWSCQFYEEIESSCSKIQCKKGNFLQLVLQKKIPLHNWSSLLKKRKDGSKEVAKGAACWENGKEKAASAELTPEEPKAEGTEPPRSRREPSNPKRAPGRSEVLGGKSPASPGTQSGPSAKRAVYLKVAPTEEEPNARVSGGTEPSKGHGTRAGSRRNGRASQADAPAALADLALPLEKAVVLAKESVPVEMPPLAATTEVLPHRVASCVEKRVLQPGSPTEALRSRDCLPILGESSKAVPVATPPMGRDGEKRDWSKDDVALEAAADEPEPFVSLTFVKNDSYEKGNDLVVVHVYVKEIHKETSKVLFREQDFTLVFQTSDTNFLRLHPGCGPHTVFRWQVKLRNLIEPDQCTYNFTVSRIDVCLKKRQSQRWGGLEAPATRGAVGGAKVAMPTGPTPLDKNPPGSNQHPLSSKEEARTSDKEKPRVEDGALDGVAARTGPEHLAVKQEPHIPSPKPTCMVPPMTHSPVSAESVEDDEDEDEKKKVCLPGFTGLVNLGNTCFMNSVIQSLSNTRELRDYFHDRSFESEINYNNPLGTGGRLAIGFAMLLRALWKGTHHAFQPSKLKAIVASKASQFTGYAQHDAQEFMAFLLDGLHEDLNRIQNKPYTETVDSDGRPDEVVAEEAWQRHKMRNDSFIVDLFQGQYKSKLVCPMCSKVSITFDPFLYLPVPLPQKQKVLTVYYFAKEPHKKPIKFLVSISKENSSAMEVLDSVAHSVRVKPENLRLAEVIKNHFHRMFLPSNSLDTVSPTDLLLCFEVLSPELAKERVVELQVQQRPQVPSGPVAKCAACQKKQLPEDEKLKRCTRCYRVGYCNVACQKTHWPDHKASCRPENIGFPFLISVPESRLTYARLAQLLEGYARYSVSVFQPPFQLGRMSPEQGLQPLHSDKLEPLAKSSCAAATSAPELGDGDRVSSLPQEPPLSPAVPELQPEMGDTTTVRSKVLTARSSLLSLDSGFSEHMESQGDSCCEKEPSYERALKPEAAIPGYQHTPDSLSARATQFYITKIDAANREHKLEDKGDIPLDLTDDCSLALVWKNNERLKEFVLVESKELECVEDPGSASEAARAGHFTLEQCLNLFTKPEVLAPEEAWYCPKCKQHREASKQLMLWRLPNVLIIQLKRFSFRSFIWRDKINDMVDFPVRSLDLSKFCIGRKGEQQLPMYDLYAVINHYGGMIGGHYTAYARLPNDKNSQRSDVGWRLFDDSTVTTVDESQVVTRYAYVLFYRRRNSPVERPLPGHPSDHRAERTPSAEAAASQASLIWQELEAEEQELQLEAPQRPARNSWRPCGQKRSPGTPQHPDEGCVRYFVLATTAAIVALFLNVFYPLIYQPRWR is encoded by the exons ATGTCCAGCAGCACAAATGCCCCTGGCCAGAGGAGAGCGTCTCGGGGCTTGGATGATGCCACCAACAAGAAGAAGCAAAAGGATCGAGCCAATCAGGAAAGCAAGGAAG TGTCTCGCCCTGAGCTCGAGCAGGCTGAGACTGCCCAGGAGAAGGACTCAGAGGAGG AGCTGCTGCTGGACTGGAAGCAGAATGCCGATGAGATCATTATCAAGTTGAATTTGGGCACTGGAGCTCTGAAGGCAGAGGATGTACGTGCTGATTTCACTGACACCGACTGTGTGGTCAAACTACCAG ACGGGCGCCAGTGGAGCTGTCAGTTCTATGAGGAGATTGAGAGCTCCTGCAGCAAGATCCAGTGCAAGAAGGGCAACTTTCTCCAGCTTGTGCTGCAGAAGAAGATCCCACTCCATAACTGGTCTTCACTTCTG aaaaaaaggaaagacggATCCAAAGAAGTGGCCAAAGGGGCTGCGTGCTGGGAGAACGGCAAGGAGAAggctgcttctgcagagctgaCCCCTGAAGAGCCGAAGGCTGAAGGCACAGAGCCACCGAGATCCCGGCGGGAGCCCTCCAACCCCAAGCGTGCTCCAGGAAGAAGCGAGGTCCTGGGAGGGAagagcccagccagcccagggacacagagtggccccagtgccaagcgGGCAGTGTACCTCAAAGTGGCTCCCACGGAAGAGGAGCCGAACGCCCGGGTCAGCgggggcacagagcccagcaAGGGGCACGgcacgagggccggcagccgccGCAATGGCAGAGCCAGCCAGGCTGATGCACCCGCGGCCCTGGCAGACCTCGCGCTGCCACTCGAGAAG GCTGTGGTTTTGGCCAAAGAGAGTGTTCCCGTGGAGATGCCACCTCTTGCAGCTACCACAGAGGTGCTCCCTCATCGTGTTGCCTCCTGTGTTGAGAAGAGAGTCCTGCAGCCTGGCAGCCCTACTGAGGCCTTACGGAGCCGGGACTGCCTGCCCATCCTGGGAGAGAGCTCTAAGGCCGTCCCAGTGGCCAcccctcccatgggcagggatggtGAGAAGAGGGACTGGTCCAAGGACGACGTGGCTCTGGAAGCAGCAGCTGATG AGCCAGAGCCTTTTGTAAGCCTGACCTTTGTCAAGAATGACTCATATGAGAAGGGCAATGATCTGGTGGTGGTGCATGTCTATGTGAAGGAGATCCACAAGGAGACATCCAAAGTGTTGTTCCGGGAACAAGACTTCACACTAGTGTTCCAGACGAG TGATACGAACTTCCTTCGTCTCCATCCTGGCTGTGGGCCCCACACGGTGTTCCGGTGGCAGGTGAAGCTCAG GAACCTTATTGAGCCGGACCAGTGCACGTACAACTTCACGGTGTCTCGCATCGATGTCTGCCTGAAGAAACGCCAGAGCCAGCGCTGGGGGGGGCTGGAGGCTCCAGCCACACGAG GTGCAGTGGGTGGTGCAAAGGTTGCCATGCCTACAGGCCCTACCCCTCTGGATAAGAACCCTCCGGGCAGTAACCAGCACCCCCTCTCCAGCAAGGAAGAGGCCCGAACCAGCGACAAAGAGAAGCCACGTGTGGAAGATGGGGCTCTGGATGGTGTGGCAGCCCGTACGGGCCCAGAGCACTTGGCAGTGAAGCAAGAGCCACACATTCCTTCG CCCAAACCAACATGTATGGTGCCACCAATGACACACAGCCCAGTGAGTGCCGAGAGcgtggaggatgatgaggatgaggatgagaagAAGAAGGTCTGCCTGCCTGGCTTCACAGGTCTGGTGAACTTGGGCAACACCTGCTTCATGAACAGCGTCATCCAGTCCCTGTCCAACACCCGGGAGCTGCGTGACTACTTCCATG ATCGGTCCTTTGAGTCAGAAATCAACTACAACAACCCGCTGGGGACGGGTGGACGCCTGGCCATCGGCTTTGCCATGCTGCTCAGAGCACTCTGGAAGGGCACACACCATGCCTTCCAGCCCTCTAAACTGAAG GCAATTGTGGCCAGCAAGGCCAGCCAGTTCACTGGCTATGCCCAGCATGATGCTCAGGAGTTCATGGCCTTCCTGCTCGATGGCCTGCACGAGGACCTCAACCGCATCCAGAACAAGCCCTACACAGAGACTGTTGACTCGGATGGGAGGCCTGATGAG GTGGTAGCTGAGGAGGCTTGGCAACGACACAAGATGAGGAATGACTCGTTCATAGTAGACCTCTTCCAGGGCCAGTACAAATCCAAGCTCGTCTGCCCGATGTGCTCCAAG GTGTCTATTACCTTTGACCCCTTCCTGTACCTCCCCGTGCCCCTCCCACAGAAGCAAAAGGTGCTGACTGTCTACTACTTTGCAAAGGAGCCACACAAGAAACCCATCAAG TTCCTTGTGAGTATCAGCAAGGAGAACTCCAGTGCCATGGAGGTGCTTGACTCGGTTGCCCACAGTGTGCGTGTGAAACCAGAGAACCTGCGCCTGGCTGAG GTGATCAAGAATCACTTCCACCGCATGTTCCTGCCCTCTAACTCACTAGACACAGTCTCGCCAACGGACCTGCTGCTGTGCTTTGAGgtgctgtccccagagctggcCAAGGAGCGTGTGGTGGAGCTGCAGGTCCAGCAG CGTCCACAGGTGCCCAGTGGCCCTGTCGCCAAGTGTGCAGCCTGCcagaagaagcagctgccagaggATGAGAAGCTCAAGCGCTGCACGAGGTGCTATCGAGTTGGTTACTGCAACGT GGCATGTCAGAAAACACACTGGCCAGACCACAAGGCCTCGTGCCGTCCTGAGAACAtcggtttccccttcctcatcaGCGTGCCCGAGTCCCGCCTCACCTACGCccgcctggcccagctgctgGAAGGCTACGCCAG GTACTCAGTCAGCGTGTTCCAGCCTCCGTTCCAGTTGGGCCGGATGTCAccggagcaggggctgcagcctctgCACTCGGACAAGCTGGAGcccctggccaagagcagctgtGCAGCAGCCACCTCTGCCCCCGAGCTGGGAGATGGGGACAGGGTTTCCAGCCTCCCTCAGGAGCCCCCGCTCTCCCCAGCTgtgcctgagctgcagccagagaTGGGGGATACTACCACTGTCCGGAGCAAAGTCCTGACAGCCAGGAGTTCCCTCCTGAGCTTGGATTCAGGGTTCTCTGAGCACATGGAGTCGCAGGGTGACAGCTGTTGTGAGAAGGAGCCGTCCTATGAGAGAGCCCTCAAGCCAGAAG CTGCCATCCCTGGGTACCAACACACTCCAGACTCACTGAGTGCCCGCGCCACGCAGTTCTACATCACTAAGATCGACGCCGCCAACCGAGAGCACAAGCTGGAAGATAAAG GTGACATCCCCCTGGATCTGACAGACGACTGCTCCCTTGCCCTGGTGTGGAAGAACAATGAGCGCCTCAAGGAATTTGTGTTGGTAGAATCCAAGGAGTTGGAGTGTGTGGAGGATCCAGGCTCAGCCAGCGAAGCAGCCCGGGCTGGCCACTTCACCCTGGAGCAGTGCCTCAATCTCTTCACGAAGCCTGAAGTCCTGGCCCCAGAGGAAGCGTG GTACTGCCCCAAGTGCAAGCAGCACCGCGAGGCTTCCAAGCAGCTGATGCTGTGGCGGCTGCCCAACGTCCTCATCATCCAGCTCAAGCGCTTCTCCTTCCGCAGCTTTATTTGGAGGGACAAGATCAATGACATGGTGGACTTTCCTGTCCG GAGTCTGGACCTGAGCAAGTTCTGCATTGGTCGGaagggtgagcagcagctgcctatGTACGACCTGTATGCTGTGATCAACCACTATGGAGGCATGATTGGAGGGCACTACACAGCGTACGCCCGCCTGCCCAACGACAAGAACAGCCAGCGCAGCGATGTGG GCTGGCGGCTCTTTGACGACAGCACAGTCACCACGGTGGATGAGAGCCAGGTGGTGACCAGATACGCCTATGTCCTCTTCTACCGCCGGAGGAACTCTCCTGTGGAGAGACCCCTGCCAGGACATCCCTCAGACCACCGCGCCGAGCGCACCCCCTCTGCCGAagctgctgccagccag GCTTCTCTGATCTGGCAGGAACTGGAGGCTGAAGAACAAGAGCTGCAGCTTGAGGCACCCCAAAGGCCTGCAAGAAACTCTTGGAGGCCCTGTGGCCAGAAGCGAAGTCCGGGCACCCCCCAGCACCCAGATGAAGGCTGCGTCAGATACTTTGTCCTGGCCACCACGGCTGCAATTGTGGCTCTCTTCCTGAACGTCTTCTACCCACTCATTTACCAGCCCCGCTGGAGATAG